Sequence from the Parvicella tangerina genome:
AGATAACGTTGCATCTGATTTGATCGCCATTCTTTGTGTTTCATGGATAGCGATATTCCAGGGGGCTTCATAGGGTGCAGAAGCTACGATGATGAGATTTTCTACATTGATCTTTCCAAGGCTGAACTCGAAGGCTTGGTATCCGCCAAACGAACCACCAATTGCAAACTTAACAGAAGAAATGTCGAGATGCTGGGCAAGAATTTCATGTAGTCGTGTAACATCTCTCACGGTAATATGAGGGAAGTTTAACCCTTTTAATTCAACAGGTGTTTCTTCTGAGCATGGTCCAGTAGTCCCATAACACCCACCAATTACATTTGCGCAAATGATAAAGTGTTCGGAAGGGTTGAAGACCTTTCCTTCACCAACCAGACCAGACCACCATTCGAATGGATTAGCGTTGGCAGTGAGCGCATGAAAGACCCAAACAACATTGCTTTTACTTTCGTTAAGTTTACCAGCAGTGGAATAGGTGATTCTTACTTCCGGAAGTGATTCGCCAGACTCAAGCCTCACTCCTTCTTTGAGATATAACTGATTTAGTTTCATAGTTTGTTTAATGCTTGATCTAAGTCTTGAATAATGTCTTCAATGTTTTCAAGGCCAATTGATAACCTGATCAGTCCACCACTTATGCCGAGTTCGTGCTTTTGTTCTTCGCTTAGCTTTGATGCAGTTGTGGAGGCTGGATGAGTAGCAATACTTCTAGTATCTCCAAGATTTGCGGTTAGGCTGAACAATCCCAACTGGTTAAGAAATTTCGCACCATCTTTCTTTTGATTCCCCCTGATGATGGCTGTGACAATTCCACCTCCTTTTTGGAGTTGTTTTTTTGCTAACTCATAATTAGAATAACTTTCCAAGTGTGGATAAATGACACGCTCGATGTTAGGATTTCCTTCAAGGTACTGTGCTACTTTCAGAGCGTTTTCACAATGACGATCCATTCGGACGTGGAGTGTCTCCAGAGACTTTGACAACACCCATGCATTGAATGGAGAGAGACTAACTCCTGTTCTTCTCAGGAAATCATAGCATGCAGAAATATCTTGAGTGTTCCCAGAGATGGTTCCACCTAATACTCTTCCCTGACCATCTATCCATTTCGTAGCGGAATGTATTACAATGTCTGCTCCCCACTTAATAGGTTGTTGCAGGTAAGGAGTAGCAAAACAGTTGTCTACAACCAACTTGGCTCCTTTTTTATGAGAGAGTTCTGAAAGCCAAGCCAAATCAATAATGTCTAATGTCGGATTAGAAGGTGTTTCAACTAGAACAAGTTTTGTGTTGGCTTGAAAACTACGTTCCCAACCTTCGAGATCATTGAGGTGAACAAACGTGGTTTGAATCCCCCATTTAGGCAAAATCTCCCGGAGTATGTAAAGTGAGTTTCCAAAAAGCGCTTTGGATGCGATGACGTGATCACCAGATTTCAGCAGAGCCGATAAGCAAACAAAAATAGCTCCCATCCCTGAAGCTGTTGCAACCGTACTTTCAGCTCCCTCTAAAAGACTGATTTTTGTGCAAAACTCGTCAACATTTGGGTTAGAAAAGCGAGAGTACAGGTTTCCTTCAATCTCTTTTGCAAAAAGTGCTGCCCCCTCTTCTGCCGAGTCAAAAGTAAAGCTACTCGTTAAGAATAATGGCGTGGCGTGCTCTTTTTGAGTTGTTTGCGCGGTTTGCGTGCGAATAGCTAGTGTTTCAAAGGCTAATTTCTTCATGTTGTGTAGGGTTTTATTTTTGATGAATACGTAATCTCAACATGCTCTCGAAGCATATGTGATACGGAGCAATATTTGTCCTTTGTGAGCTGAATGGCTCTTTTTAGTTTCTCTTCTGGAACATCGCCTTCTATCTCAATGAATAAATTGATTTTAGTGAATACAGCTGGTGTTGAATCTGCTCTGGTCCCAGTTGCAGAAATCCTTAGGTTGTTAAAATTAATTCGCTGCTTTCTTAAGATGTTTTCAATGTCAATGGCTGAACAAGAAGCCAGTCCTGCTAGTATTAGCTCCATTGGTCGAAAAGTTCGCTTTGAAGGGTTGTCTTGGTTTGCTCCTACTTCTATTTGAGTGGAGTCATTAGCTGCAATGTACTGCAGTGGTCTGGATGTTTGAGATAAAGTTACTTTCATGTTATTTTCTTTAAGCTTTAAATCAGCTTATCAGAAAATCCATGACAACAAAAAAAGCCTTGTCAGTAAATCACTAACAAGGCTGGTATATTGAATATTGAATTCATTGTTGTGACTTATCTATCCCAATAAATTGGGTTGGATTTAGCACCTTCTGTAAAATTACAGGGTTGCTAAGGTTTCATAGGGCCTTTCCCTCCACCTTTCTTGATAAATTGATTTAAAGAACTTGGCGCAAAGTTAAGTGATAAAAAACCTAACCTCCAAATAAATTTTAGAAAGAGTGATTATTTTCTAATAATCTTTAAGACTTCAGTTTGGTTGATCAGTAGATAATCCACCTCTAAGAAGTACATTCCGGCAGCCAGTTCTGCAATATCCTCGAGTGTATAGTGGTCTGCATAAATCTCTGACTGTTTGATCAATCTACCCTCAGAGCTTCTTAATTTGAGCACGGCACTCACCTTGCGATTAAAGTTAATGGATACGGAACTATTGGCTGGATTGGGATAAACACTCACAAGTGGTTTTATGACTTCATCTATTCGAAGTCCCGGATTTCCATTACCTCCGTTGCCAGTTGTATCAGGTGAGTTTGGAATGTAGTTGCAGAAGACATTGTTGATGGTGTCTGCAAGTGGAGTGCCTGCAATAATGCCAGATCCCGGAGTGGTTTCCATATAATCTCCAGTGATTTCCCAAATAATAGCTCCAGCTAAATCTTGTTCTACAATATATTCTGCCTTAAGTGCAACTGATCTCTCATCATCAAAAGATACGAAGGTGTTTAGTCCGTTTTTTCCGGTGAGGTAGGGTGTTTTTGCTAAGCTATCCCAATGATAGTCAAATTGACTGAGACTAGACATTACGTTGTAATACAGCGGAGTTCCTTGATCTGTACCGAAAGTATTTAAATCAGCTTGTCCAGTTCCCTGTACGTGAAGCCCTGGGGATGAAACGGTAGTTTGAGATCGGCCGTAAAAAGCTATTCCGGCATTAAGCTTTGCGGGGTCAACCTGATAGGTGTTTAGAAGTGTTTGAACAGCAGCGTCTAAATTAAAGGCTGGATTGCCTTGTGCTGGTGCTTTGAGTGGGGAATTATGGTTGGTGATAGGGTCAAAAGCCCCAAAAAAGTCATAGCTCATAAGATTGATATAATCTACCTGTTGGGCTATGGTGTTCCAGTCAATGTCATCCATTTTGTTGGGGTCGGCACTTACACACGCAGACAAGATCATTGTTTTTCCAATAGAGTTTCCGTAGTTGTCAATCGCGGTTCTGATGTCTTGGAGAAGCAAGTTGAAGTTAGTAATGTCTTGTGCTGTTCCTCCGTGCGTAGCGAACCCTGGGTATTCCCAATCAATATCGATGCCATCAAAATTATAAGTTTGGATCAGGTCAACACACGATTGCGCGAACGTTGCTCTTTTTTGAGGATCGGCTGCAATAATTGGAAAATTGTCCGAAAGTGTCCATCCGCCTATAGCAGGTATGATTTTAACTCCATTGTTGTGGGCTAGCTCCACAATTGAAGTATTTGGGTAATAGCCACCAGATGCCCAGTTAATTTCTCCCAGTAACAGGTTTTCATCAGCCCAGTCATCTGTGGCGTCAATCGTACCATCAGCTTGGGGAGCAAAAAAGCTGTAGTTGATGATGGTATACTTAGAATAATCAATAGATTGAGGGTTAACTAGCTTATTCCTGTCATACCATTGCCAATTGGGGTAGTACCCAATGACTTCTCTGCAGTTTTGAGCGTTTGCTAAATTTGCTTTGAGAATTGGTGTTCCCGAAATGATGATCAGCAATAGGGTTTGTGTGATCTTCTCGATTAATAGTTTTGGTTCCATGTTTTAATGATTTTAGGTTTAATTGTGGAGACAAAACTAGATTTGAGTAAACCACATGTCAAATAGATGTGTTTCAGATTGGTAAAGTAGACTTACAGATTGATCAATTAGGAAGTCTGAAAACCTGTTGTCATCCTTATTTGGTGCGGTTTTTCCGTAAATAGGACGGGGTGAGCCCTGTTGACTTTTTGAAGTTGCTATTGAAGCTGGAAATCGAAGCAAAACCAACAGTATTAGCAATCCCTTCAATGCTAAGGTGGTCAAAATCCGGGTTGATAAGCATTTCCTTTGCGGATTCAACTCGAAGTTCGTTGATTAACTTAGAGAAACTTACGTTATAATGAGAGTTAATAGCTTCAGACAAGTAAGTTCTATTGGTTTGAAGCTTTCTTGCAAGTAGTTCAATAGACAATTTGGAGTCATGAATGATTTTTTCATCAACTAAAAGTTGGTTTAGATTTGCAACTAATTCTGTGTATTGATCAGTTGTCTCACGTTGTTCTCTTGGTTTGGTTTTGAGTGTCTTTTTCAAGAGAATTTTATTCTTTTTTTTAAGCTGAAAGAGCAGGGTTAGAATGATAATAAGGGTAAGCACAAGTACGCCAGAGAAGATAGATAGGAGAAGATTGTGCCATTTTTCAGTGGCTAGTTTTTGAGATTGGATTTGATTTTCCAGTTTTTCCTTTTCAATTTTATGGTTCAATTCAAGCGCAATAATGTTTTCTGATACCTGGGATGAGTTATACTTATTGCTCAGGCTATCTGCTTGGATTCTATGGGAGTAGGCAGTCTCAAACAATTGATGTTGTGCATATAACTTACTGAGCGACTCATGAAAACGGATTAAATCAAGTACCATTCCTGTTTGTTGAGCCAATTGCATGCCTTCTAGGTAATAGGATTCACTCAAATCGAAAGAATCTTGCTGAGCATAGATGTCTGCCAAATTACCTAACGTCCGAACTTCAGCAAAATTATCCGATTCTAGTTGAATGATGGTCAACGCCTTTTTAAAGTAAGCTTTTGCCTCATCAAGATTTCCTAAGAAGCTATTGGTTAAGGCAATGTTCAACCGGAGATAAAGAGAGTTTCTATTGGTTCCCTTCGTTTCAAGTGCCATTGCTTTGGAGAGGTAATTCATTGCTTTTTCATGTTCACCTAAAGCATTTAACCCTTTTGAGAGTCTCATATAGAGACTTTGGACATGCGTTTCAGAAAAGCCTTCGTTGATGAGATCAATGGATTTGTAATATTGATCAACGGCTAGCTCTGGGTTTTCATTTCTTAAAGAAATGTTGCCCAAAATGCTGTTGTATTCAGCTGCGATCGAAGCTGGAGTAGATGATGAAGCTATCTCATCCTGCAGGTCCTTCATCAATTCTAAGGCTTTTAGATGTTCGCCTTTAAGGTCAATAGCATCGCAATAGGCGATATTCTCCAAAAGTTTGTCGTTTTCTGACTGAAGTTGGTTTTTATAATTCTCATGGATGAGGTGAATAGAATCTATCGCTGAGATGGTTTTGTAGGTCTTACTAAAGGTGTAAGTGTCTACTACTGTTTTGTCGTTTTGGCCATATAATACGAGTATGCCCTGCAGGGTACAAATGACCGCTATGAAAATTTTAATGGCTTTCAACTCACTTAAATTTCAATACTAACAATGGTGATGTCATCAATTTGAGCTTGATTTCCTTTCCATTGCTCAAGTGCATTTAGAAGATGATTCTTTCTTTCGTTGGCAGGAAGTTTTGATGTGTTAATGAGTAGTTCATTAAAAGGCTTATAGAAAAGTTTTTTCCCATTTATTCCTCCCTTTTGATCTGGCATTCCATCGGTATAGATGTATAGAACGTCTCCATCCTCAATACACTCTTTTTGCTCACTAAACTCTTGATTCAGTTGCCCGATAGCTGCTTTATTCCCTTTAAGCTCCTTGGTTGAGCCATTTTTCTTGACGATTAGCATACGTTGCTTGGTTCCAATGAATACGAGCTCTTTTTTTGTGCGATTTATTCTACATAGGCTCAGTTCAAGACCAAATTTGTCATTATCAGCATTTTTGCCCTGAAGTTTTTGCATCAGCATTTCATTGAATTGATTCATAATTTCAGTGCATGAGCGTAGGTTTTGCTTTTCTAGTTCAGCGAGAAT
This genomic interval carries:
- a CDS encoding homoserine O-acetyltransferase family protein, which gives rise to MKLNQLYLKEGVRLESGESLPEVRITYSTAGKLNESKSNVVWVFHALTANANPFEWWSGLVGEGKVFNPSEHFIICANVIGGCYGTTGPCSEETPVELKGLNFPHITVRDVTRLHEILAQHLDISSVKFAIGGSFGGYQAFEFSLGKINVENLIIVASAPYEAPWNIAIHETQRMAIKSDATLSYSKGGKKGLETARGIGLLTYRTPNSYNQTQPRKEGQITQFSAASYIQYQGKKLADRFSPHSYLTLINCLDTHDISRNRKDLQSALNKISSKTLCIGIKEDLLADSELLRSCTDHIPLGHFEEINSPFGHDGFLIETNQLANLIRKYFN
- a CDS encoding trans-sulfuration enzyme family protein; the encoded protein is MKKLAFETLAIRTQTAQTTQKEHATPLFLTSSFTFDSAEEGAALFAKEIEGNLYSRFSNPNVDEFCTKISLLEGAESTVATASGMGAIFVCLSALLKSGDHVIASKALFGNSLYILREILPKWGIQTTFVHLNDLEGWERSFQANTKLVLVETPSNPTLDIIDLAWLSELSHKKGAKLVVDNCFATPYLQQPIKWGADIVIHSATKWIDGQGRVLGGTISGNTQDISACYDFLRRTGVSLSPFNAWVLSKSLETLHVRMDRHCENALKVAQYLEGNPNIERVIYPHLESYSNYELAKKQLQKGGGIVTAIIRGNQKKDGAKFLNQLGLFSLTANLGDTRSIATHPASTTASKLSEEQKHELGISGGLIRLSIGLENIEDIIQDLDQALNKL
- a CDS encoding OsmC family protein; this encodes MKVTLSQTSRPLQYIAANDSTQIEVGANQDNPSKRTFRPMELILAGLASCSAIDIENILRKQRINFNNLRISATGTRADSTPAVFTKINLFIEIEGDVPEEKLKRAIQLTKDKYCSVSHMLREHVEITYSSKIKPYTT
- a CDS encoding glycosyl hydrolase family 18 protein; translation: MEPKLLIEKITQTLLLIIISGTPILKANLANAQNCREVIGYYPNWQWYDRNKLVNPQSIDYSKYTIINYSFFAPQADGTIDATDDWADENLLLGEINWASGGYYPNTSIVELAHNNGVKIIPAIGGWTLSDNFPIIAADPQKRATFAQSCVDLIQTYNFDGIDIDWEYPGFATHGGTAQDITNFNLLLQDIRTAIDNYGNSIGKTMILSACVSADPNKMDDIDWNTIAQQVDYINLMSYDFFGAFDPITNHNSPLKAPAQGNPAFNLDAAVQTLLNTYQVDPAKLNAGIAFYGRSQTTVSSPGLHVQGTGQADLNTFGTDQGTPLYYNVMSSLSQFDYHWDSLAKTPYLTGKNGLNTFVSFDDERSVALKAEYIVEQDLAGAIIWEITGDYMETTPGSGIIAGTPLADTINNVFCNYIPNSPDTTGNGGNGNPGLRIDEVIKPLVSVYPNPANSSVSINFNRKVSAVLKLRSSEGRLIKQSEIYADHYTLEDIAELAAGMYFLEVDYLLINQTEVLKIIRK
- a CDS encoding helix-turn-helix domain-containing protein, which codes for MKAIKIFIAVICTLQGILVLYGQNDKTVVDTYTFSKTYKTISAIDSIHLIHENYKNQLQSENDKLLENIAYCDAIDLKGEHLKALELMKDLQDEIASSSTPASIAAEYNSILGNISLRNENPELAVDQYYKSIDLINEGFSETHVQSLYMRLSKGLNALGEHEKAMNYLSKAMALETKGTNRNSLYLRLNIALTNSFLGNLDEAKAYFKKALTIIQLESDNFAEVRTLGNLADIYAQQDSFDLSESYYLEGMQLAQQTGMVLDLIRFHESLSKLYAQHQLFETAYSHRIQADSLSNKYNSSQVSENIIALELNHKIEKEKLENQIQSQKLATEKWHNLLLSIFSGVLVLTLIIILTLLFQLKKKNKILLKKTLKTKPREQRETTDQYTELVANLNQLLVDEKIIHDSKLSIELLARKLQTNRTYLSEAINSHYNVSFSKLINELRVESAKEMLINPDFDHLSIEGIANTVGFASISSFNSNFKKSTGLTPSYLRKNRTK